From bacterium, a single genomic window includes:
- the tuf gene encoding elongation factor Tu (EF-Tu; promotes GTP-dependent binding of aminoacyl-tRNA to the A-site of ribosomes during protein biosynthesis; when the tRNA anticodon matches the mRNA codon, GTP hydrolysis results; the inactive EF-Tu-GDP leaves the ribosome and release of GDP is promoted by elongation factor Ts; many prokaryotes have two copies of the gene encoding EF-Tu) has product YRPQFYFRTTDVTGTVHLPEGVDMVMPGDSVTMKVELITPIAMEKELRFAIREGGRTVGAGVVAEIEE; this is encoded by the coding sequence GTACCGGCCGCAGTTCTACTTCCGGACGACGGACGTGACGGGAACGGTCCACCTCCCGGAGGGCGTGGACATGGTGATGCCGGGAGACAGCGTGACGATGAAGGTGGAGCTCATCACCCCCATCGCGATGGAGAAGGAGCTGCGGTTCGCCATCCGCGAGGGCGGCCGCACCGTAGGCGCCGGCGTCGTTGCCGAAATTGAAGAGTGA